The sequence CCGAGTGGAAGGAAAAGGCGGAAGCCTTCTCCGCCAAAGTGCAGGACATATCCAAATACCTTCACGACACAGGTTACGAAAAACCGAAGTCTGAAATCAAAACTCGATTGACGTATCACGACGCTTGCCATTTGGCGCACGGCCAAGGAATCCGTAAGGAGCCGCGCGAGATTTTGCTGGATATCCCGGGGGTCGAGATGGTGAATATGCCGAACGCCGACCGCTGCTGCGGCAGCGCTGGGATTTATAACCTTACGAATCCCGAGATGGCCGGCGCTGTTTTGGAAAGCAAGATGCAGAATGTCCCGGAGGACGTGGAAATGATTTCGATGGGGAACCCAGGCTGCATGCTGCAAATGGCGGTGGGGGTCAAAAAGTATGGCCGAAATCAAAGGATCGTGCACACCGTGCAGCTGCTGGATTGGGCATATAAGAAAGACGATGAGCGGGGCGTAAATACAATCCAATCTAGGAGGTGAAGGCTGTGTCGCAGAAGCTGAAAACGAAGGATGAGCATATACTCAATCTTGCGAAGCTTGTGGACGGTCCGAATTCCATCCTTTATTTAAAGGAAGATTTGATTGCTTACGATTGCGACGGGTTCACGATTCATAGGCATTTGCCCAAAGCGGTCGTTTTTCCGAAAAATACCGATGAAGTAGCCAAGGTGGTAAGGTACTGCACTTCCCGCGGTCTCCCTTTCCTTGCCAGGGGGGCGGGGACCGGATTAAGCGGCGGCGCCATCCCGATTAATGGGGAAGTGATCATCAGCATGGTTCGTATGAAGCGCCTGCTGAGCGTCGATTTGGAAAACCGCCGCGCTGTCGTGGAACCGGGCTTTGTAAATCTTAAATTGACCCATTCGATCGCCGAAAAAGGTTACTACTACGCACCCGACCCTTCGAGCCAATACTGCTGCACGATCGGCGGCAATGTGGCGGAGAATGCCGGCGGAGCGCATTGTTTGAAATACGGCGTAACCACGAACCACGTTCTCGGCCTCGAGGTCGTTCTGCCGAACGGGGAAATCGTCGATATCAATACCGAAGGTATCGCGGATGCGCCGGGCTACGACCTGCTCGGCCTATTTACAGGTTCGGAAGGCACACTGGGAATCGTCACCAAAATTACGGTGCGTATCTTGAAAAATCCCGAAGCCAAAAAGACGGTGCTTGCCTACTTCGACGAAGTGTCGGACGGCAGTTATGCCGTATCCGATATCGTATCTGCGGGCATCGTGCCGGCCGCTCTCGAAATGATGGATAAGACGGCAATCGAAGCCGTGGAAGCCGCTGCATTTCCGGTCGGACATCCGAAGGATATCGCAGCCCTCCTGCTCATCGAGGTAGACGGCATTTCCGCGGGCATCGACGAACAAATCGATCAGATTCTGGACATCTGCCAACGCCGGAATGTACGTGAGGTGAAGGTCGCTCGGGACGAGCAGGAACGGGCCCGATGGTGGGCGAATCGCAAGACAGGGTTCGGGGCGATGGGGGCGATTTCCCCGGATTACTTGGTTCAGGACGGCGTCATTCCGCGCAGCAAGCTGCCGGAGGTGTTGAACCGAATTCACCGAATTAGCGAGGAATCGGGGCTTCGCATCGCAAACATCTTCCATGCGGGAGACGGCAATCTACACCCGCTCGTCCTATTCGACGCACGAATCCCGGGTCAGACGGAGAAGGCATTGGAAGCCGGCAGCGCCTGCTTGAAAGCTTGTGCAGATGTCGGCGGATCGATCACGGGGGAGCACGGCGTCGGGATCGAGAAGAAGGAAGAAATGCGATTTATTTTCAGCGACGAGGAAATCGCCGCACAGGTAAGCATTCGCGAGGTGTTCAATCCGAATAACCTGTTGAATGGCGGGAAGTTGTTCCCTAGTCCGGGACGCTGCGTCGAGGTCAAGAAAAATATTAAGGAAGTCGCCGCAACGAAGCACGGGGCGTGATGGCGTAAAGCAATCGGAAAGGCCTAGACGAATTATGGTCAACTGCGAGAAGAAAACATATCGGGGGGAATAGACGATGAAATTAGCCAGATTTATCGTTCAAGGCGAACATGAAATTCGCAGCGGCATTGTCGAGGATCGTTCCATTCGCGAATTGACGGGAGACGTATTTACCGCCTTTACATTTACCGGGAATTCGTTTGCTGTGGAGGATGTTCAGTTCAAGGCCCCGCTTCAGCCGAGACATATTATCGGCATCGGCAAAAATTTCGCGGCTGACGGAGTTGAGAAGCCTGCGATCCCGGATATGCCGATTCTTTTCTTCAAACCATTAGGCACGGTGGTCGGCCCAGAAGATCCGGTAATCCTGCCCCAGGGGACGAAGGAGATCAAGTTTGAGTCGGAGCTGGCTGTAATTATCGGGAAGCCCGCGAAAAACGTGAATCCATCGGAAGCGGATCAAGCGATATTCGGCTATACGGTAGCGAACGACTTGGGCGCGACCGATTATTTCCACCCCGAGGGCCATTGGACGATCGGCAAAGCGTTCGATACGTTCTGCCCCCTAGGTCCAGTAATCGAGACGGAATTCGATTACCGCTCGGCGCGCATTCAGGCAACGGTCAATGGCATCGTCAAACAGGACGCTTCGATGGAGCGCATCATTACGCCGATCGACGTCATGATATCGTATATCAGTCGTTTCATGACCCTTATGCCGGGAGACGTAATCCTGACGGGAACTCCGGCCGGGTCGGAAGCGGTACGCGCAGGAGATACTGTCGATTGTTTTATCGAAGGGATCGGACACCTGCGAAATACGATTCAAGCCTACTAAAGTTCCCCCTATATCCAGTTTCACAGCCGAACGGGTACACGGAAAGGTCAACATTTTGACGGGTCGGGCTGGGGGTGACGGTTCAACCGGAGCGGCTCGAACAGGCGGATCAAAGGCAGAAGCCGTGCATCCATTTGGGGTGCACGGCTTCTTAGGCGTAGAACTGGAAAAATCAGCCGCAGGCGCATCGTTGAGGGTTCAATCGGATATCAGACGTTCGAAAGCTGCTGCGCAAGTTGCAGAATCTCCTGAATGGCGAGCTCCTTCTTCTCTTCCCAACGATGAATCGGCATGGAACAGCTGATAGCGGCGGCGATTTCGCCGCTCGCCTTGCGAATGGGCGCGGCGACGCAGCAAAATCCCATGACCCCCTCTTGCAGGTCCAACGTATATCCCGCCTGCCGCCCGTTCGTAACTTCCTGAATCAACGCTTGCCGCGATTCGATCGTGTGGGCGGTAATTTTAGGGAGTGTTTCTTGGGGAAACAAGGCGCAGATTTGGTGTTCGTCCATGTCCAACATCAACGATTTCCCGAGACCCGTCGCGTGCGCCGGGAAACGGACGCCTGGACCGGACACCATTTGTACGGGACTAGGGGCTTCTACCTTGGCCAAATAGAGCACCTCGTCGCCCTCGAGCACTGCGAGTTGAATGGATTCTTGAAGCTTGCGCATCAAAGGTTCCGCCAAGCGCCGAAACTCGCCGATCAGATCGTACTGTCGGAAGAAGGCGCTCCCATACCGCCCAAGTGTGCTGCCGATCGCATAAGTTTCATTGCGGTCGCGGTTGACCCATTGCAGTCGTTCCATCGTAACTAGCAATGAATATAGGGTACTCTTGCTAATCCCGAGCTTCTTGGACAAATCGGACAGCTTCCATCGGTAAGGTTCGTCTATTAATACGTTCAACACGGCATCGGCACGGTCTAAAGCGGGGACGCTATATTTTTGATCCAAACAGAGCACTCCCTTTACTGAATGATGTTCTGTATTTTAAACCAAGTAGATCGTACCACTTCTCGGACAGCGCCGTCAAAACATACGAGGGCTCCCTAACGTTTAGCGCCGAGCGGTTGGAAGACTCGAAAATCGATCAAATTTACCGGTTGTTTGCGGAAATTTTTCGGCGTTGGAGGAGATCCACTACAGCCTTGAAGTCGCGCCAATGCGGGTCAGTGCCGCTGTTTCGCCGCCGTATTCGGCAGCGTAATCGTCACCGTCGTGCCGTGAGCGCTGTCGCTCTCGATACGAATGACGTCGATATCCCCATAGGCAAGAAAAAACCGCCGGCAGACGTTTTGAATGCCGGTGTGCAGCCGGAAGAACGGATCATCCGATTGCCCTCGCAAGGCGATAAGAGACTGAAGCTTGGCGAGCACGGCTTCCGGAATCGGCTCGCCGGTATTGTGGACGATGATGTTCGTCCGATCTGCCGTCCGCTCCGTGCGGATCGCAACGGCGATTTCCTCCGGGCGAGCCCCCCAGCCGTACTTGATGGCGTTCTCGACGAAGGGCTGCACGCTCAGCTTCATGATCGGAAGCTCCAACGTTCGCGGATCGAGCGTAATCGTGACCGCGGCATCGCGTCCGTACCGGTATCGATTGATACTTAGAAAATATCCGACGTATTTCATCTCCTCTTGCAGCGGCACCCATCCGCTATCGGATTTCACGCTGTACCGCATCATGCGGGACAAATTTTGCACCACGCCGTTAATGGACTCGCGGTCTCGCTTGGCGGCGTACAACTCGATCGTCTCCAGCGTGTTGAACAAAAAATGCGGGTTAATCTGCGCCTGCAGCTGCAACAATTCTCTTTCCTTTTCCTTCATGTTCGCCTCGACCACTTCCCGCTGCATCGTTTTCAGTTCCTCCAGCATGGCGTTATAGCTGCGGACGAGAAACCCGAATTCGTCGTTGCTGCGATGACCCGGTATCGGTACGTACGCCCCTCTCCCAAGACGCTGAAGACCTGCTTTCAATTTGTACAGCGGCTTCAGGACATGGTTCATAATCGGGAACGAAACGACGAGCGCGAACGCGACGCTGATGACCGCAATGGTAGTCGACCAGCGGATCGAGCTGCGAAGTCCTTCGGAAATGCTCGCCAGCGGCGTGACCAGCAGCAGACGCCAATCGCCGGCGGGAATGCGCTCGAGCACGACCTGGTACCGCTCCTGATCTGCAGTAAACACAGCGTGATTCTCGTCCGCTAAAGACGGCAGAGCCGATGTCAAGTGCTCGCGAACCTTCGGCTCGAGCGATGCGCCCGCCACGAGGTTCCCGCTCGACGGTTGGTACAACAGCAGCCGATGATTGGCGCGGTGATTTGACGATTTCAGCATGTCGCGGATATAGTGTTCTTTAATCTCGACGATGAGCCAAGAGGTGATTTGCCCGGTGTGTAAATTGACGACCGGACGGACATAGGAGAAAACGCTTTCGTTGTAATTCAACAAATACCCGACGGAATGGGGAACGCTCAATTCTTCGTTTTGCAGCTGGAACACATTTCGGTAAAACACATCTTCCTCGAATGAATGATTGAAATCTAGGTGGTAGCCGAACGATTCGAAAAGCACCTTCCCTTGGGTGTCCAAATAAAGCAGACCCACAATTTCATCCGTCATCGTGACGCTGCTCCGGACCGTGTCCCGAAAGCCCAAGGCCAGACGGGCTTGCTCTTCGATGCGGCCGCTCGGCAGGTTGAGAAATTGTTGGAAATCCGGATCGGTAATGATAGGGTGCAGCGACCGCTCGATATCCTGAAGATAGGTTGAGAGCTCGCGGTTGACGAAGCTCACGTACTGCGCAGACACCTCGGCCGCATGCTCGGTACTGGAGCGGAACATAATCTGCTGCCAAAAATAGCTGGAGCATAAAATCGGCAGAACGGAAATAAACAGCAGCAAAATAAACAGCTTGTATTTTAAGGAAGGCAGCCGCCCGATATCTTTCAGCTTGATCAGAATTGATGACATGACATGAGCTATCCCCCAGAGATCGCGATGGTTTGTAAGGAAGTTCGACAGGTCCACTCCAAATCCTTTTCAAGCGAGGGAAGTACGATGAAAATCTGCGTGGCGGACGATGAAAAACAAGTGAGAGAAAGCATTATGATGAAGCTGGAATACGTTTCCCCGCGGGCTCGCATTTTCGATGTAGGGTACGGTTTGAGAGCGCTGCAGCAAATTTTGCTCGTTCAGCCGGACCTTCTGTTTCTTGACATCCGAATGCCGGAAATGGACGGCATCGACATTTTGCAAAAGGTAAAGACGGTATTGCCGAACGTTCAGGTCATCATTCTCAGCGGGTATGGGGAGTTCGAATATGCGCAGAAGGCCGTGAAATACGGTGCGGCGGATTATTTGTTAAAGCCGGCGGATTTAGATCAGCTGCGAACGGTTACCCAACGGGTGGAGGATGACATCGCGAAGAACTTTCTAACAGAAATCGAAGTTCACTTGGAACGGTTATCGTTGCAGATGGTGTTCGTTCATGACCTCGCGTGCGGCAATGTCAGCGATTGGCACGACGAAAGGCTGCCGAAGCTTGTGGAGTTCGGTGGAGCGGCGGCCGCGGGCGAAGAGGTGCTGTTCGCGTTTCGCGTGAACGGAAAGCATGAGGGCCGCGTTCGGAAAGCGATCGGGCCAGTGGAACAGTACAGCTTTTCGGAAAAAAAGGATTTCGGCCTTGCGCTATTAGACGCGCTGTCACGGTGGGAAAGTCTTCGGTTTTACGAGGGAGCAGGCGATCGTAAAGGCGCCGTTGCCGCATCGGGCGGCGAGGAGGCTGTGCTGAAACAGGTCGGACGCCTTCGGCTCCGAATAGTTGAAACTGCGAAAGAGTGGAACGAAACGGAACTGGAGACGCTGCTTATGGAGTGGTTCGGGGAGGCAGCTAGGCTGCCGTACCGAAGCTTGAAGAAGCAATGCGGATTATTAATGGCCGCTATGGATGAAGGGCTTCTGCCGCAAAATCAAATGATCGTGCTGGAAGAGGAGAAGCTGGAATATTGGCTGAACTGGGTGAACAGTCATGAGAGCTGGGCGTTGCTGCAGGATCGTATTCGTAAATTCGTATTGGGCGGGGTCAAAGCGCTGAAACGTTTGGAGGCGGATTCGCGTCTGCCGTCCGACTGGTTCGAAGATTGCTTGCGCGCTATCGATCGCAATCCGGCCTTATCGCTGGAGGAGCTGGCCGCGAAGGTCGGCGTCCACCCCGTCACAATCAGTCGCAATTTCAAACAGCAGACCGGTTTAAATTTCGCGAGATATTTGCTGCTGCAGCGATTAAGAGCGGCGAAATCATATTTGGCATCCACGGACGAAACGGTAGAACGGATCGCCGAGAAAGTAGGATATGCGGATTATCGGTATTTCGGAAAACTGTTTAAAAAGGAATTCGGCGTTACCCCTGCGGAGTATCGCAGAAACGGCGAAACGAAGGGTTAAAAATTTCACCCTGTACGCTAAATCCTTCTGCTACTTTTGCCTATATCGACCTTCTATACTTAAGTTAACCGCGGGGTTAGTAAGTGTAGAAGGTTTCTTCATTTTAGGAAGGACAATAAATTGCATAGGGGAGTCGCGCTATGAAAAAAACATGGATGAGCCTGTTCGCCATTGTGTTTTCCATCGGAACCATCCTATCGGCCTGCTCCGGCGGGACGTCGAGCGGGGAAGCCGCTGCGACGGAGGGAAATGGAGAGGCGCCGGACAAGCAAGCCGCTGAGCCCGTAACGCTGGAATTCTGGGGACGCTGGGAGGAAGCGACGGCACAAATTCAGGAAACGATCGCGGAGTTCCAAACGGCCTATCCGCATATTACCGTCAAATACACGGTCGTGCCGGCGGCGCAATACATTGCTCAAATGCAGGCGGCTATTTCAGGTAACGATTTGCCGGATCTATTCGCATATCATCCGAATTTGCCGGCGTCCCAATTGGTGCAAATGGATTTGCTCCACCCCATCTCCGATGTTGTCGAAGGCAAAAGGGATGCGTTCTATGAAGGAACTTGGTCGGAAGGCTATACGACGATGAACGGCGAGGCGTACACGCTGCCGGTGTTCAACGCGATGCGCCCGTCTTGGTTAATGTATTACAACAAAGCGGTGCTGGAGAAAGCGGGACTGACGGAAGCGGACGTGCCGAAGTCGTGGGATCAATTATACGAGTTCAGCAAAAAGGTGAAAGAAGCCACGAACGGCGAAGCGTACGGCCTCGTCGTCGGCGTCAAGGCGCTCAGCTTCCTGCCGTTCGCGATTCAGCAAATGGCGACGAGCGTGTCGCCGGAAGTATCGACGGACAGTCTCGGGTATCCGTTCAATTACAAAACCGGCAAGTACGAGTACAATGCTGCCGGCATCGTTGAAGCATTGGAGCTTTTCAAGAAGCTGCAAGACGAAAAACTGCTCCATCCGAACAGCTTGGTCATGTCGTTCCGCGAGGGCACGGCGCTGATGGAGGCCGGGCAGGCGGCGCTGACGATGGACGGCTCCTTCTTCGCTTCACAGATGAATAAGGACAACCTTGACAACTACGGCGTCGCGCCGCTGCCGACGAAGGACGGAAAACCGGCTTACACAGGATTCTACGGCGAATCGCGGGCGTCAATCCATGTCGCGAAGTCGACGGAGCATTACGAGGAAGTCAAGCTGTTCCTTCAGTTTATGATGGATCACCTGTACCCGAAGCTCGTGAAAGACGGCATCGAGTACTCTCCGATCAAGGCGCATAATGAGAATGCGGAGATCTCCCATCCGGTCGCCGCGCAGGCTCTGAAGCTCCAGAGCGAAGCGTACATCCTCATTCCGAGACCGTTCGAGCGGAACTTGGAAACGGTCAAGGTGGCGGCGGAACTGCCGCCTAAGCTGCCGAAGCTGACGCTGGCAAACATTGTTGAAGGCTACTTGAGCGGACAGATTCCGGATGTTAAAGCGGCGCTCGATCAACTGACGGAGGAAGCGAATCAGGCGTTCTCCGAAACGATCGAGAAGGTTGGGGTACAGCCGTCGGATTATGTATTCGAGGATTGGGTTCCTTTCACCCCGTATACGAAATAAATGACGCGGAGGGTTTTCCTCGGAAGACCCTCCCCCCTTGAAGGATGTGCATAGTGTGCTAACACGGGTTAACAAAAAATACTTCTGGGCTTACTTGTTTATATTCCCGCAGCTGTTGTTTTTTCTCGTATTTACGATCTATCCGATCATTATGAGCTATGTGTATTCGTTTTTTGAGTGGAACGGCATCGGTCCGCTGAAAAACTTTGTGTTGTTCGACAATTTTATCGAAATTTTGAAAGACGACGCGTTTTGGAACGCGTTTAAGAACAATATGATCTTCATCGTGCTGCAGACGGCGATCGTGCTGCCGGCCACATTGCTCGCGGCCATCGCGCTCAATTGGTCCGCGCTGAAGGGCAAGACGTTCTACCGAACCGTCTACTTCATCCCGGTCGTCACGACGGCGGCGGTTGTCGGCGTGCTGATGAAATTCATTTACGGCAACGAGAATGCGCTCGTGAACGATGTGCTGTTGGCCCTCGGGATCATCGACGAACCCGTCTCTTGGCTGGGCGGGCCGGCGACGGCGATGGGCGTTCTAATCCTCGTGTCCGTTTGGAAAATTTTCGGCATGATCATGGTGTTTTGGCTGGCCGGTTTGCAAGGATTGCCGGCGGATACGTTCGAGGCCGCCAAGATGGACGGCGCGAGCTTCGGGCAAACGCTCCGTTACATCACCGTCCCGATGCTGCTGCCGATCGGCGCCATCATCTTGCTGCTGACCGTTGTGAACGGGATGCATGTGTTCGACCTAGCGAAGACGTTGACGGACGGCGGGCCGTTCTTCGCGACGGATATGGTGGATCTGTACATTTACCGCTATGCGTTCGGAAGCACGGGCTTCCCGGAAATGGGCTACGCGTCTGCGGCGGGCATCATTTTCGGCGTATCGATCTTCTTTATCACGGCATTCCTCGGTTGGCTGGTTCGTGCGGCGAATCAACGGCAAGGAAACCAAGGGGGGGCGATCGGATGACGGCGCTGCGGAAACGAAATGTTGGAAAGTATGCATTGCATGCTGTTTTACTGATGATCGGCGCGATGTGGGTGTACCCGTTCGTCTGGATGATCTTCTCCTCGTTAAAGACGAATACGGAATATGTTTCTTCCGGTATCGCGCTGCTGCCTGAACAGTTTCGTTGGGAAAATTACGTGCGCGCATGGGAAGTGGCGAATTTTTCGACATACTTCCAGAACTCCGTCATCGTCACGGTCAGCGCGGTGGTCATCGTCGTCGTGTTATGCGCGCTGACCGGATATGCCTTAGGCCGGGTCAATTTCCCGGGAAAGAAGCTGTTTATCGTCGCCGTCACCGCAACGATGTTCATTCCGAAGGGCTATACGATCATCCCTGTCTATCAGATTATTAAAGAGCTGGGCCTGCTGAATACGCTGCCCGGCGTGATCCTGGCGGAATCTTCGGGCGCTCATGTGTTGTTCATTCTGATGTTTATGTCGTATTTCAGCGGCTTGCCCAAAGAGCTTGAAGAGGCGTCGGAGATGGACGGCTGCGGTTTTATCCGCACCTTCGTCAGCGT is a genomic window of Paenibacillus sp. containing:
- a CDS encoding FAD-binding oxidoreductase translates to MSQKLKTKDEHILNLAKLVDGPNSILYLKEDLIAYDCDGFTIHRHLPKAVVFPKNTDEVAKVVRYCTSRGLPFLARGAGTGLSGGAIPINGEVIISMVRMKRLLSVDLENRRAVVEPGFVNLKLTHSIAEKGYYYAPDPSSQYCCTIGGNVAENAGGAHCLKYGVTTNHVLGLEVVLPNGEIVDINTEGIADAPGYDLLGLFTGSEGTLGIVTKITVRILKNPEAKKTVLAYFDEVSDGSYAVSDIVSAGIVPAALEMMDKTAIEAVEAAAFPVGHPKDIAALLLIEVDGISAGIDEQIDQILDICQRRNVREVKVARDEQERARWWANRKTGFGAMGAISPDYLVQDGVIPRSKLPEVLNRIHRISEESGLRIANIFHAGDGNLHPLVLFDARIPGQTEKALEAGSACLKACADVGGSITGEHGVGIEKKEEMRFIFSDEEIAAQVSIREVFNPNNLLNGGKLFPSPGRCVEVKKNIKEVAATKHGA
- a CDS encoding fumarylacetoacetate hydrolase family protein, which produces MKLARFIVQGEHEIRSGIVEDRSIRELTGDVFTAFTFTGNSFAVEDVQFKAPLQPRHIIGIGKNFAADGVEKPAIPDMPILFFKPLGTVVGPEDPVILPQGTKEIKFESELAVIIGKPAKNVNPSEADQAIFGYTVANDLGATDYFHPEGHWTIGKAFDTFCPLGPVIETEFDYRSARIQATVNGIVKQDASMERIITPIDVMISYISRFMTLMPGDVILTGTPAGSEAVRAGDTVDCFIEGIGHLRNTIQAY
- a CDS encoding IclR family transcriptional regulator translates to MDQKYSVPALDRADAVLNVLIDEPYRWKLSDLSKKLGISKSTLYSLLVTMERLQWVNRDRNETYAIGSTLGRYGSAFFRQYDLIGEFRRLAEPLMRKLQESIQLAVLEGDEVLYLAKVEAPSPVQMVSGPGVRFPAHATGLGKSLMLDMDEHQICALFPQETLPKITAHTIESRQALIQEVTNGRQAGYTLDLQEGVMGFCCVAAPIRKASGEIAAAISCSMPIHRWEEKKELAIQEILQLAQQLSNV
- a CDS encoding cache domain-containing sensor histidine kinase; its protein translation is MSSILIKLKDIGRLPSLKYKLFILLLFISVLPILCSSYFWQQIMFRSSTEHAAEVSAQYVSFVNRELSTYLQDIERSLHPIITDPDFQQFLNLPSGRIEEQARLALGFRDTVRSSVTMTDEIVGLLYLDTQGKVLFESFGYHLDFNHSFEEDVFYRNVFQLQNEELSVPHSVGYLLNYNESVFSYVRPVVNLHTGQITSWLIVEIKEHYIRDMLKSSNHRANHRLLLYQPSSGNLVAGASLEPKVREHLTSALPSLADENHAVFTADQERYQVVLERIPAGDWRLLLVTPLASISEGLRSSIRWSTTIAVISVAFALVVSFPIMNHVLKPLYKLKAGLQRLGRGAYVPIPGHRSNDEFGFLVRSYNAMLEELKTMQREVVEANMKEKERELLQLQAQINPHFLFNTLETIELYAAKRDRESINGVVQNLSRMMRYSVKSDSGWVPLQEEMKYVGYFLSINRYRYGRDAAVTITLDPRTLELPIMKLSVQPFVENAIKYGWGARPEEIAVAIRTERTADRTNIIVHNTGEPIPEAVLAKLQSLIALRGQSDDPFFRLHTGIQNVCRRFFLAYGDIDVIRIESDSAHGTTVTITLPNTAAKQRH
- a CDS encoding response regulator transcription factor, with the translated sequence MKICVADDEKQVRESIMMKLEYVSPRARIFDVGYGLRALQQILLVQPDLLFLDIRMPEMDGIDILQKVKTVLPNVQVIILSGYGEFEYAQKAVKYGAADYLLKPADLDQLRTVTQRVEDDIAKNFLTEIEVHLERLSLQMVFVHDLACGNVSDWHDERLPKLVEFGGAAAAGEEVLFAFRVNGKHEGRVRKAIGPVEQYSFSEKKDFGLALLDALSRWESLRFYEGAGDRKGAVAASGGEEAVLKQVGRLRLRIVETAKEWNETELETLLMEWFGEAARLPYRSLKKQCGLLMAAMDEGLLPQNQMIVLEEEKLEYWLNWVNSHESWALLQDRIRKFVLGGVKALKRLEADSRLPSDWFEDCLRAIDRNPALSLEELAAKVGVHPVTISRNFKQQTGLNFARYLLLQRLRAAKSYLASTDETVERIAEKVGYADYRYFGKLFKKEFGVTPAEYRRNGETKG
- a CDS encoding sugar ABC transporter substrate-binding protein; this translates as MKKTWMSLFAIVFSIGTILSACSGGTSSGEAAATEGNGEAPDKQAAEPVTLEFWGRWEEATAQIQETIAEFQTAYPHITVKYTVVPAAQYIAQMQAAISGNDLPDLFAYHPNLPASQLVQMDLLHPISDVVEGKRDAFYEGTWSEGYTTMNGEAYTLPVFNAMRPSWLMYYNKAVLEKAGLTEADVPKSWDQLYEFSKKVKEATNGEAYGLVVGVKALSFLPFAIQQMATSVSPEVSTDSLGYPFNYKTGKYEYNAAGIVEALELFKKLQDEKLLHPNSLVMSFREGTALMEAGQAALTMDGSFFASQMNKDNLDNYGVAPLPTKDGKPAYTGFYGESRASIHVAKSTEHYEEVKLFLQFMMDHLYPKLVKDGIEYSPIKAHNENAEISHPVAAQALKLQSEAYILIPRPFERNLETVKVAAELPPKLPKLTLANIVEGYLSGQIPDVKAALDQLTEEANQAFSETIEKVGVQPSDYVFEDWVPFTPYTK
- a CDS encoding sugar ABC transporter permease; its protein translation is MLTRVNKKYFWAYLFIFPQLLFFLVFTIYPIIMSYVYSFFEWNGIGPLKNFVLFDNFIEILKDDAFWNAFKNNMIFIVLQTAIVLPATLLAAIALNWSALKGKTFYRTVYFIPVVTTAAVVGVLMKFIYGNENALVNDVLLALGIIDEPVSWLGGPATAMGVLILVSVWKIFGMIMVFWLAGLQGLPADTFEAAKMDGASFGQTLRYITVPMLLPIGAIILLLTVVNGMHVFDLAKTLTDGGPFFATDMVDLYIYRYAFGSTGFPEMGYASAAGIIFGVSIFFITAFLGWLVRAANQRQGNQGGAIG
- a CDS encoding carbohydrate ABC transporter permease, which translates into the protein MTALRKRNVGKYALHAVLLMIGAMWVYPFVWMIFSSLKTNTEYVSSGIALLPEQFRWENYVRAWEVANFSTYFQNSVIVTVSAVVIVVVLCALTGYALGRVNFPGKKLFIVAVTATMFIPKGYTIIPVYQIIKELGLLNTLPGVILAESSGAHVLFILMFMSYFSGLPKELEEASEMDGCGFIRTFVSVMLPISKPIVATTAIMQFIWSWNSFFVPLIMTLNKPELRTLSVGMYSFVGENSVDFTGMAAAASISLVPIIIIFIAFQRYFVEGIAGSVKG